aacaacaacaacaggacTGTGGCATGGAATCCCGAAATCTCTTGCGCGACGCGCACGATCTATCTTCCCAAAAACTCGGCTAGGCGAAAAAAGGGTGAGATGcatttttaattccttttctACCGTgagcgtgtttttttcttcctttcttgtcgattattttgcttcttccttttctcGTTCGATTTGATCCATCGCTCGAGGGCGAGATCgaagttgttgtttggtggtggtgaatcGGTTGTGCAAGTGCAAGACGCCTGGTTCCTGTCCCGGGCTGGATAAAGAAACCTGTTGTCTCGCCAGGAAGGAAGAAACTGCGACGCCAAGGACGCCGGCAAATCGGAGAATCGAAACTTCGTGGCGGTCCCCAAAAAAACATGCGTGGAGGAAACTaggaaaagaggaagaggaaaacAAGAGAAAAGGATTGCTTGTAGCCATTATGGTTTGGGTAAGGGTCAgaggtgatggtggtgtgtggCGCGTTGAAGGGATGGAGGGTCCAAATTCTAGGCGAGTGGGTCGAATCACCACAACCCAGGAAGAACAGGTTTTCTATTTTGTTCGTTCCGCCTTTATCCTATCCTTTGGCTGGATTTCCAGGTTTAAGCCCCACAGAAATCACGGACACTCTAATTGGATTTTTTGCCCTTTCTGCCTACACCTGACTCTCCTGCAAGCCGCTTCTCCTGCTTTCGCTTGACTCTACGAGATTGGTTGCGTTTGGTTTTGAGTGCAATGCGAAGGCTCCAGGGTGCGTTCTTCCGAAACATTCGGAAAAATCCAATTCCTATAGCATTTTGGACAAAAAGACTAAAATAATACACCACCGAACCATGTGTGAACAAGTGTGCAAGAATAGGAACATGAAAACGCAACGAAAAGATCGCTAGATTcatagaaaagaaaacaatgattcttttttttcttgggaGTAAAtatgaaaacacaaaaactctTTACGATGTCCACACCTTCCCTCCCTTGCCATACATTCGTACGATTGCGCAACGACGCCGTCAACTGCCGGCAAGCGTGTTGCGCAAAGTGTGGGCATGCGGCATGATCTCCTTGATGTTTCCCCGCTTCCCTGTCCCGCTGTGAGCGGACGCGGGAGAAAATTCGTTTCGCACAATAAAGCGATCCCTGAGGGTCCTGCAATTTTTATGACGCTTAGTCGAGTGGTAGTGGAGAAGAGCTGTAACTAAAGGCGCATTTTGATGGTCCATGTGTGTTATTGCCGGTTGGGATGGTTGTTCTACGCGTATGACTttaataaaactaaataaaacgTTATTTTCACTCGAGCCTCTTCTTTCTAGTGAtgtgaaaaatgatttttttgtcggaatcgattccggctagcgataatacgtattgatagccgcaaagagTCAAGATTTACTTGTAAACAATCCTTTTTCATGGAGATTCTCGGACTGTTTTCACTtttgaaacttcttatttcaatgcaAGAACTGTTTCTCATTCCGGAGGTAATTTTATTTCTGGAGACAATTATGGTTCCATTACCGGGGCAAATAACGATTCCCAGGTCAATTCAGATACTGGAGCCGAATCTGATTACGGAATCTATTCCGAAGCCgcctccggaatcggctcctgAGTCGACTCTGGAATcaactctggaatcggcttcggaatcaactctagaatcggctccggaatcaactctggaatcggcttcAGAATCGACTCGAGAcatcggaatcaattccagctacggaatcggctccggaattgattcggaacacggaatcggaatcgggtaggtccgatttcGAGTTCTAACCACTACTTCTTTCTTTTCAACTCAATAAACATCACAAAATGGTGCATCTATGTTTCTAGAGTGTTTATTTATCCAAATATACATTTATAATTCTTTCTTCTATCATTTTATTGAAAGGCCAACCTTGCGATATTTTAAACTTGTTTGGTCGAGGCAGGCGTTTAATCCCATTTTGCAAACAGTACGTTAGAGCCTGCGgttaacaaacaacaacactaaaACAACATCGAACTAAACAGTTTATCATaatagtatttaaaaaaatgcattatgTTACTATttgtaagaaaataaatgctcTTCATTTTGCTCGAATAATTCAACAATAATAAGAAATAATGCATCAGATGATTCTGAAGATACTTTTAAACTCAATGAGCTCTCAAACACAGAGCCACGGTTGGATCTCGTTATTTAATTCGTCGAATATCTCAATCCTCAAGCCTCTACGCGTTCCCGCGTTCGGTACCTTGCCCATGGCCCATCGATGATGCAGCGCAATCAACAGCAAAACCTTTATATCTCTCGCATTgtttgcacaaacaaacaccgcACCGGTGTGCAGTGCAACAGTGGCCACCGCCGTTCCCCGTTCTCCCCTTCCAGCGagaggcaacacacacacacacatacaaatacacCATCTTGCTACCGCGGGGGGTTCCAGCAAACTGAGCGCAGCCCTTCGGCCGGCAAAAGAAAGCACCGTGGCTCGCCACTTCGTCGCACGTTCCCTCGCGCGACCGATCATACCGACCGAAGGTGGGGCAGCGACGGGCCTGTGGCTGGAGAAAGAAGTAGCCAAAAGACGGGAAAACGAAGCggtgtttatttattcaatttaatttaattttcaccATATCATTTCCCCCTTGTACCCGGCGGCGGCCGGCACATTTTggggtggtggtagtggtcgCCACGATCGTCATTTAACACCGAGgtcttttgcttctttggtGTCCGTTGGTCAGCCGGATTGGGCCGGGTGATgctttctattatttttttcgttagtCGGTCCGTTTCATTGAGttccagcggcagcagcagcagcaggaatcTGCCGTTTGGTGGAATTAGTTTTCCGCCAGCGCATCGTTCTTGGCGCGTGACTTCTTAGTTTGTACAATCGCTCGTCCCACCCATgtacggctcgtgtgtgtgtatgagtggtAGCAAACTTTGGATGCATCGTATTGGGAACTTTACATCGTGGTAGTGTGCCGTTGCAGATACATTTGGTTTACATTCATTAAAATGCATATCTTTTAGAAAGCGAAAAATAGTTTTATCTACATTTCTCATAAAACCATCTATTGCAGTATTCGAATGATTTTTGTAACGGAAATAAGgaaaaatgttataaaatgGGATCCATTGCAGAGAATGATGTAAAAATTCATGCAAGTCATTGAATGAGTGTAATAATTAaagtagaaaagaaaaaaagagcaatAACAAGATAacaaaatagcaaaacaaGTATAAATTGTTTATAAAGAGTCAAAtagacaacaaaacaaaaacataaaaagttaattgaaaaatgaaattcatcCAAGTGCCGATTAGATGACACCACGTCCTCTTTGCTGTTTCGCACTCAGCAACACTGGCACACAGCCATTCAAAACGCGATCGCCTCGATCGATGGAACGTAAGTAGGCGCCCATCGAGTGCGCTTTTTCTGCAGCTGTCAGAAACCGTTTCCAATTTGGCTCAagaaaaacgggaaaagcagcagcggcagcggcaacgGCAGCAGATAGCGCTTAGGGTTGCCCTCCTTCGGTTCGGGCAGGGCTGGAATGTGGCTTTTTCTGCGCACAACAGGGGAAAGAAGTACCTATTTATAGGTGCAGATGCACTTGAGAGGTGGAATGGTAATATgtagggcgcgcgcgcgcgcgcttttcCCCTTGCGTGTCCCACGCCCAATACCTGCCGGTCGTCGTTGGCATTCGCATTTCATGGGCCTCTGCACAACTTGCACAAGGTTCGGTGCTTCGTTTAGCCAAAAAGGAAGCAATCAGCGATGATGAAGTGCTTTTCGGTGGCTCTCCTACGTTGCACGCATATCTAGCCGCACCCATACGCAACACGGACAGATACAGGCAAGGGAGGAAAGATCTGTTTttaaacacagacacacacacgctattCTACACCCTCGCAGCAAAACCCTCGCGATCgtatgtgctgctgctgttgctcacTTCCGCAAAATTATTATTAGCTCTAATTTTTGAAACTCACGCCCTTGTTCGCGTTCcaagcggctgctgctgttgctgccgttgATTTTGTCGGGTTTTTCGTACGCACATTTTcgtcgtatttttttttcttctctcgaCTCGACTTCGTAAGCGAATTGCTGCTACTCCATGCGAGTGATAGAGATAGGGCCGGCTGCacgagtttttgttttgtttcgttgcgATTCACGCGTTCTTTCGCTTTGCGCATTTGTGCCGCGGGCTGgtgccccgtatgtgtggtgGGTTTTCGGTTTTAGTTCATTATTTTTCTATCCTCGTTCCCTACCCACACATACCTTcagcgaaacacacacacacacatgcggcCGCGGTTGTTTCCGGTTCGAATCGTACCGGAACACGCTGGCAGGTCTCGCTGGCGCAAATGTGTGGAGCAGCGCGCGGGCGATACGCGTGATGGGTTTGCGCGAAGGAGtgcgttttttctctctcccccccccgtCCGTTCCCGTCAACATCGCAATATGTGTGCATTTTTCATGTGCAGTTTGAAGTCACAGCCGATTCCAGTAACTTGGGCTGGGAGCGAGGGGTAGCCACTTCGTGGAAGCGGTGCAACGGGTTTGGGCCTCGGACTAGGGCACAGCACTGATGAGCGCGAAGGGGCGTGCGAGCAAGGAAAATGCCGAAAATCCCACGCATGGTTGACGGTCGCATGGGGTGGCCCAAAAcatgcgcgcgcgctctctctgtctctcgcgGGTGCTGGTGTAAACTGCATGCACGGCATGCCGAAATTAACATTCGGTATCCATTAGTTGGAAAATTGGAGAGTGGTTGCGAGAGGGGAGGGCGAAAGGCGGCCGGCATTCGATGCAGGAGAGCGAACGCGAACGCGTGGAATGAAATTTTGGCAGTTGTGAAGGGTGAGCCCCGTAGTGAGGGAACCAAAATGGACCAATATTTTAAGCGTGGTTGACatttttaaatggtttttgttgatttgttgtagtttgtttatttgcgttcctttttttaacatttgttGAGTGGTTAGACaaatgtttctttctttttaatttagcAAAATGTGTAGCAAAGTTATCTGGATGATTGAAAAAATCTTTGTTTATAGAGAAACAAGTAAATTTAGAGTTTTACATGTTGTATTCTTGCTTAGCCCAAATGAAGATATCCATTTCAATTGCTAAGGTACAATTATGATGTTACTGATCGATACAGTATACCAAAACAActattgtaaaaaaagaaattatgaTCGATAACAGATGTATGATCGTTTTACAGAAAATGTGAAAACAGACCTGAATTAAAAACACGAATTTGAACAAATCTTAACGATACAAATCGGATAACTAGTTTAGTCAATGAGTCAGACACCATTACTTCATGTGACTTATTCCAGAAACCGCCAAATTTATGAATTCGCTCAGTTATTTACATTGTTTAGTTGTACATACTAAATTGTAGATGATATTCAGAGCTTTGCAGGTTGATTAATTATACATCTTTCTATAAGTCATAAATAACATGTTGAGTTTCAATTGGTAGAAAGTCCCTTCAAAATCTGAAAAAATGTGGTTCAGATTGCAATAAGATAGCAGAATGTCTAGGCTTCaaacaaaatagaacaaaatagcaaactatataaaaaaatagacaCCATTGTTTCGAACAATccaaattgcaaaacaaaactgtaaaGATAGTTGAAATCAACAAATCTatacaaagaaaaatgaagaaaacagtATCAAAGGTACTTCAGGCAATAGAGAGATGAAAGAAGCCGAGATGCTCAAAGCCTctaaaagccaaaaaaaaaaccaaacattgtATTAAGATTGTGAAATTGATACAAATGAAGATTGTATTAAGATTGTGAATGATCCTTGTTCAGATGATGTCACAAAATACAGGATAGAACACATTATTCTATTACAAACATGTAAGAAAGTGTACCATATGAGATTAGCAGCAGTTTATTCCTGCCCTATCTTGTACCACTACTACTTGGGGGCTTTGGCTTACAGTGGACTTATTGATTCCcaacatagcaggatagtcagtcctacttatggcggcacggtccattcagggcttgaatccatgacctgcatgttgttaagtcgttggaattgacgactgtaccacgagaccggcctaGTAATATGAAGATACAGAActtaaaaattcaaatgttAAATCCCATTGCTAGAATTTTGGACGTTCGATACTTCGAACACATTTTTACATATCTTTGCCACCtcataataataacataaaataaaacgatatGTTACGAAACCACACGAAACAGGAAGCATCGTGCTTGTCGGTGCAGCGGTACAGGCACTCCTCGTGCTCTTCCTCAGCCATCCGTCTTAAAATCAATCACAGAATGGCTattaaatttccaaaaataaatCCAACCAACCATGCACACCGTGGCCGACCGCCGAATGAAGCCGTCCAATGGCAGTGACCATGAAAACTGAAGcagctcatcatcatcggtatAGACGCACCACCGTCCAGCCGACCGGGCAAGATGCATCGTGTGGTCGATCGGTTCCCGGTGCCGGAAGAGATGCAGCATTTTTCTATCGTGACACCTATGTGCATTTTCGATATGCGAGATGATGCGAGGTGGAGGAGCAAGGAGAAGGAGATGTAAAAACCACCCACACACGGCAGTGAAGGTGTGACGCGGGTAAAGAATGTCCGCCCGGTTTGCCCACCTTTTTTGTTCTCCAGACAGGAAGAGCGCACGTCATCCATTACGTCGACGACACTGTCATCGGGGTCCCACCGTTCGGCTCTCGCACGTAGAACGGAAAATCTGTTGGCGTAGGACCGGGTTGTCGTCGTCGCATTTCCAAAGCTGAGCCCGAAGAAATTCTGGGTGACACGAAATGGGACAAGGGAGGAACGCAAGGCGTGACATGGAAATCATCCATTCCGCCGAGAACTCGTTCCGCCGAGAGCGTTGTGTAGTTTGGGCCGCGCCTGGTCGTAGGAAGCAAACAAGAATGCACGCAGCGGGTGACGCGCGATACGACGCGAGAGACGACGCGCTGGTGTTTAATGTCATCGGCGTCGTCGTTTGGCTTCTATAGACGCTTGTGGATGCACGTATGGTTTCTATTAGTATGTGAGTTGTATACAGTTTTTGTCCGTGCTTGGTTTTGGTTGCCGCTCCTCTTCCCCGGCTTTTCGTCGGAAACGCGGATTGAATGTGCGCAACGCGCAACCCCGAAGGCGGAACACACTCGCTTTACGCATAGCCCACGCACGGACTCAAGGAATCAGTAGAGTCAGGTGACCGCGCAGGAAAGGGCACAGAGCAAAGGTACGCGGGGTTTTGGTTTTCTACTTCTTGCAGTTTGCCGTCTCCTCTTCTATTCCCTTCTCTTTGGGGCAGCATTACTCGTTACACTGTGGTGCTGCGGGGTCTGTTCGCGTCCCTTTTGCGGCCACCACTCGGGCAATAAATAATGCGAACGCAGATTAAAACGAAGAGAATCTATGtgaatgtgagtgtgtgtgtgtctgtgtgtgagagaaaaagagagagcaaAGAAGGGTACGCAGGATGCCTGATGCGCGACAAAATGACGGAAAGCGCGATTAGACCGCGAGCGCGACTAGCGTGCACGTCTGATGTGCCCCGGCATCGTAGTTGCGTATCTCTTGCGTGGCTTCTTTCCACTCCATTCTGCGGGTGGggaagagatagaaagagagagaggggaagagagaaagaaagggtgGAAGGGCAAGACGAAAAAGTCAGAAGGACTTAGACggcgaaaaaaagggaaaacgtaTAAAACCAGAAACGCGATGcgtacgcacacacgcacatgcgtATGTATACGCGCGCGCAAAGGCCACGGATGCGCAAACTAAGCAAGCCACGGAGGGGGAGAAGGAGGATAGCAATGGACGGGAGGCGGATGACTCTTCGCACCTACGTCCCCCTTGCATTCGTCTCGACCCAGGCACAGCGACTTCCTCGCCGCTGGGTGCATCTTAAAATTCGGAATACGGCTTCCCCGATGCGCCATGCTCTATGCTAGTGCTGCGGCGGGTTTTGTGATCGGGGCGctgtttttttggtgtgttttctttccaaaCCAGCCCAAGTGTTTGGCGGACGCGTAATGGCGGACGCGCATCAACGGGCAGACATTTTAGATTCGCTGCACAGCACCACGTCGTGGCCGTCGTGGCATGTGCGTGCGTTTTGTTGCGATCGCCAGTTTGGCCAGTCGCAATCAGCCATTGATTTGGTTTACTCTGATGTGCGTACGTGCATAGCTTCTTTTTGACAGCTTTCTTAAGATGGTGATCTACGATAGACTATTTTGATACAGTTTTTGAAGGTTTGCAGTAATTTGTACTAAATATTATTAGAGGGACTTTGTTAAGGCATATCTTATGATATTTAGAAACTTAGTGACTTCAAGATAACTAGAGTACCTCAAACAATTCAGTATCGGAAAAGGGTATCTGGGAAGAAGAG
This genomic interval from Anopheles merus strain MAF chromosome 3L, AmerM5.1, whole genome shotgun sequence contains the following:
- the LOC121600434 gene encoding uncharacterized protein LOC121600434, which codes for MLATGWSRSSEKKHPHGSMASETAEHPKLSHPKPQRLLDCGLLVSSTHVFLGTATKFRFSDLPASLASQFLPSWRDNRFLYPARDRNQASCTCTTDSPPPNNNFDLALERWIKSNEKRKKQNNRQERKKKTRSR